Genomic segment of Sphingopyxis lindanitolerans:
CCGCATTGCACGGCTCGCCTGATCGGGCGGTGTCGCAAAAAAGCCCCGCGTTCGCGGATTAGCGGCGATCGAATAGAGAAAATTCAGGCATTCCGTGCCGTTAGGCCGCCGTCGACCGGGATCACCGCGCCGGTGATATAGCTTGCGGCGGGCAGGACGAGGCTGAGCGTCATATGCGCGACCTCCTCGGGCTCGCCATAGCGGCGGAGCGCGGTGCGGCGGCGTGCGAACACCGCCTTGTCCGCCTCGGGCACCGTGTCGGTCATATTGGTGCGGATCGGGCCGGGGCAGATGCAGTTGACCGTGATGCCGTCCTTGCCGAGATCGACCGCGAGCCCGCGGGTCAGTCCGACGACGCCCGACTTGGCGGCGACATAGGGCGTGTCGCCCGGCGTCGCGCCGAGCCCCTCGGTCGAGGCGATGTTGACGATGCGCGCGGCGTCGCTGCGCCGCAGCCATGGCAGCGCGGCGCGGACCATGCGTTGGTGCGCGGTCAGCATCACCGCGATCGCGCGGTGCCAGATCGCGTCATATTCATCCGCGGCATCGAGCGGGGCAAAGCTCGAAACCCCGGCATTGTTGATCAATATATCGATGCCGCCAAAGGCCGCCGCGATGGTGGCGACGGTGCGCCTGATCGCATCGCCATCCGAAACGTCGAGCGCGAAGGCGCGGGCATCCGCGCCCGCTTCGGCCGCGACCGCCTGGCACGCCGCCAGGTCGAGGTCGGTGACCGCGACCTTCGCGCCTTCGCTGGCGAGGAGGAGCGCGGTCGCACGGCCCATGCCGCTCGCCGCGCCGGTGACGATCGCGACGCGGCCGGCGATGGAGCGCGAGAGATTGGGGGGAGAGTTCGTCATTGGCTGGATCGACTCCACTGGCGTCAGGGCTGAAGGCTATGCCGCCCATTTCTCATCGTCATGCTGAAACAAGTTCGGGGTGACGAAATATATGGGGCGCGTGCCGCTGGCTCAAGGCCGACGGCGGCCCCCGCCTGCGCGGGGGCGACGCATTATTGCGTCACCGGAACGGCGGTTCATTGCCTCCGCCGCTCAACGGAACGGCGGTTCGTTGCCGCGCCGTTCACCGGAACGGCGGCTCGTTGAACGCGCGGAGTTTGCGGCTGTGGAGCTTGGCGCCCTCGTCGCGCATCGTCTCGCAGGCGCGGATGCCGATCTGGAGGTGGGCGGCGATGGCTTCCTCGTAGAAGCGGTTCGCCTGTCCGGGCAGCTTGAGTTCGCCGTGGAGTGGCTTGTCGCTGACGCAGAGCAGCGTGCCATAGGGGACGCGGAAGCGATAACCCTGCGCGGCGATGGTGGCGCTCTCCATGTCGATGCCGATCGCGCGCGACTGCGAAAAGCGCAGCGCGCTGTCGGTGTAGCGCAATTCCCAATTGCGGTCGTCGG
This window contains:
- a CDS encoding SDR family NAD(P)-dependent oxidoreductase, encoding MTNSPPNLSRSIAGRVAIVTGAASGMGRATALLLASEGAKVAVTDLDLAACQAVAAEAGADARAFALDVSDGDAIRRTVATIAAAFGGIDILINNAGVSSFAPLDAADEYDAIWHRAIAVMLTAHQRMVRAALPWLRRSDAARIVNIASTEGLGATPGDTPYVAAKSGVVGLTRGLAVDLGKDGITVNCICPGPIRTNMTDTVPEADKAVFARRRTALRRYGEPEEVAHMTLSLVLPAASYITGAVIPVDGGLTARNA